One window from the genome of Acinetobacter sp. ANC 7912 encodes:
- the bfr gene encoding bacterioferritin: MKGNRDVINQLNQVLYHHLTAINQYFLHSRMFNDWSIEQLGSAEYKESIRQMKHADKVIERILFLEGLPNLQHLGKLYIGQHTQEVLQCDVRKVKENIEVIQQAVALAEQQMDYVTRDLVQEILEKEEEYLDWTTTQLDLIETVGIENYIQSQL; the protein is encoded by the coding sequence ATGAAAGGCAATCGTGATGTAATTAATCAGCTAAACCAGGTGTTGTATCACCACCTTACAGCGATTAACCAGTATTTCCTGCATTCACGCATGTTTAATGACTGGAGTATTGAGCAACTTGGTTCTGCAGAATATAAAGAATCGATCCGCCAGATGAAACATGCGGACAAAGTGATTGAACGTATTCTGTTTCTAGAAGGTCTGCCAAACCTGCAGCACCTCGGCAAACTGTATATTGGTCAGCATACCCAGGAAGTACTGCAATGTGACGTGCGCAAGGTCAAAGAAAACATTGAAGTGATCCAGCAAGCCGTCGCACTGGCTGAACAGCAGATGGATTATGTGACTCGCGATCTGGTTCAAGAAATTCTGGAAAAAGAAGAAGAATATCTGGACTGGACCACAACTCAGCTTGACCTGATTGAAACTGTTGGTATCGAAAATTATATTCAAAGCCAGCTTTAA